In one window of Zhihengliuella sp. ISTPL4 DNA:
- a CDS encoding zinc-dependent alcohol dehydrogenase, translating to MKAMTYRGPYKIRVEEKPDPTIQHPNDAIVRVTRAAVCGSDLHLFHGMMPDTRIGHTFGHEIVGVVEEVGPSVETLRPGDRVMVPFNIYCGSCYFCRHGLFSNCHNVNPNATAVGGIYGYSHSTGGYDGGQAERVRVPFADVGPSVIPEWLTSEDALLLTDAFSTGYFGAQQGDIAEGDTVAVFGAGPVGLAAARSAWFLGAGRVIVVDHLDYRLEKARSFAFAETMHLHESGDIVLAMKKATGYLGADVVIDAVGAEADGSVMQHVTGAKLKLQGGSPVALNWAIDSARKGGTVSILGAYGPLVTSVRLGDIVNKGLTVRGNQAPVKRQWPRLLEHIQAGHLRPSELLTHRFPLEHIAEAYHVFSSKLDDCIKPLIVVGEE from the coding sequence GTGACGAGGGCTGCCGTCTGCGGATCGGATCTTCACCTCTTCCACGGCATGATGCCCGACACTCGCATCGGGCACACCTTCGGTCACGAGATCGTCGGCGTGGTCGAAGAGGTGGGTCCCTCCGTGGAGACCCTGCGCCCGGGCGACCGAGTGATGGTGCCCTTCAACATTTACTGCGGCTCGTGCTACTTCTGCCGACACGGCCTCTTCTCGAACTGCCACAACGTGAACCCGAACGCGACCGCCGTGGGCGGGATCTACGGCTACTCGCACAGCACCGGCGGATACGACGGCGGTCAGGCCGAGCGCGTCCGCGTGCCGTTCGCCGATGTGGGTCCGTCCGTGATCCCGGAGTGGCTCACGTCGGAGGACGCGCTGCTGCTCACCGACGCGTTCTCCACCGGCTACTTCGGTGCCCAGCAAGGCGACATCGCCGAAGGAGACACCGTGGCCGTGTTCGGCGCCGGTCCGGTCGGCCTGGCCGCTGCCCGCTCCGCCTGGTTCCTCGGTGCGGGCCGGGTGATCGTCGTCGACCACCTCGACTACCGGCTGGAGAAGGCCCGGAGCTTCGCCTTCGCCGAGACGATGCATCTCCATGAATCCGGTGACATCGTCCTCGCCATGAAGAAGGCGACCGGCTACCTCGGCGCGGACGTGGTGATCGACGCGGTCGGCGCGGAGGCGGACGGCAGTGTGATGCAGCACGTCACCGGGGCGAAGCTCAAGCTGCAGGGTGGCTCCCCCGTCGCCCTCAACTGGGCCATCGACAGCGCACGCAAGGGAGGGACGGTATCGATCCTCGGGGCCTACGGGCCGCTGGTCACCTCCGTCCGTCTCGGAGACATCGTCAACAAAGGGCTCACCGTGCGCGGCAACCAGGCTCCCGTGAAGAGGCAGTGGCCGCGACTGCTCGAACACATCCAGGCGGGACACCTCCGTCCGTCCGAGCTGCTCACCCATCGCTTCCCCCTGGAGCACATCGCCGAGGCCTACCACGTGTTCTCGTCCAAGCTCGACGACTGCATCAAGCCGCTCATCGTCGTCGGAGAGGAATGA